In Helianthus annuus cultivar XRQ/B chromosome 3, HanXRQr2.0-SUNRISE, whole genome shotgun sequence, a single window of DNA contains:
- the LOC110929596 gene encoding uncharacterized protein LOC110929596: MHNPPFICAMCRKRTPDAVACAENCRYAEALRLKILNGLQLHQLAEVFQVDPIDRAIGPLSPDQLRQYINYLQDIVTARSNDPVLGAIGPLRALRQTLLTLRNHTAELDDQIAKLRGESENLDKTLAELAREVDLRVEELKPAVDALARLIDPTRGIGGPSSSVSSSSVGSTEE, encoded by the exons ATGCATAACCCGCCGTTCATTTGTGCTATGTGCCGGAAGAGAACTCCAGATGCCGTCGCCTGCGCTGAGAACTGTCGTTACGCAGAGGCACTCAGACTAAAGATACTCAATGGTCTTCAGTTACATCAACTCGCTGAAGTTTTCCAGGTAGATCCTATAGACCGTGCTATTGGCCCACTCTCACCTGACCAGTTGCGGCAATATATAAATTATCTCCAAGATATAGTAACTGCGAGAAGTAACGACCCTGTCCTAGGGGCGATTGGGCCACTACGTGCTCTGAGGCAGACCCTTCTGACGTTAAGAAACCACACCGCCGAGTTGGACGATCAGATAGCAAAGCTACGCGGAGAGTCGGAAAACCTCGACAAGACACTTGCGGAGTTGGCACGAGAGGTGGATCTGAGGGTTGAAGAGTTGAAGCCTGCTGTAGATGCACTTGCTCGCCTGATTGACCCAACAAGAGGAATAGGAGGCCCATCATCATCAGTATCATCTAGTTCAGTAG GGTCAACAGAAGAGTAG